Genomic segment of Archaeoglobus neptunius:
TGTAGTCCTTCTTTCCGACACTTACACCTCCGCTCGTAAGAACGACGTCATAATCTTCAACTCCTCTCTCGATCATCTCTCTAACCTCTGACTCATCATCTCCAGCCGTACCAAGAAACTCGACTTTGCATCCCCATTTTCTTAAAAAAGCCATTATCATCGCCGAATTTGAATCTCTGATTATACCCTTTTTTATCTCGTCACCATTGGAAAATACAGCCGCTCTCAGCCTTCTGTAGACCCTCACGTGATCAACCCCTGCACTCTTCAGAGCAGCGATTTCCTGGGGATTCAGCACGACGTTTTTACTGAGTATGATGTCTCTAGCCCTGATTTCGCTGCCTCTCTTTAGTACGTACTTCCCCCTATCCACATTCCCGGTTATGACCATGATACCGTTCTTTTCGGCAGTTATCTCCACCTTAACCACAGTATCAGTGTTTAAAGGCATCCTGGCTCCGGTGGTGATGTAGTAGCACTCGTCATCTCCAGCCCTGTAGTCATTCAGGTCTCCTGCATAAATTTCGCCCACAACCCTGTACTTCCTTCTCCCGAACTTCACAGCATATCCGTCCATCGTTGCAATATCGAACTGTGGTAGATCAAGTGGAGATTTAACATCCTCTGCAAGCTCTCTTCCAGCAGCATCCTCGACTCTAACGAGTTCGGTATCTCTGCGGTAGTAGTATCTTGACCTCAGTTCCTCGACAATCCTGGCAGTCTCATCGATCGTGACGAGTTCTCTCATTGAATCCCTTTTTATTTATTGTGCTTAAAGATGTTGTGTCCTGACCTTCTGACGTTAAATACATGTAAAAAGTCAAGGGCAAAAATTGGCCAAATAGGATTTGGATTATCAGAATAAAGCTGCACCTCGGAAATACACAGTGCTTCTGACAGCGAGATTAAGCCTTAGGATGCTTCCTGAAAGATAACGCCTTCAGTGTGCCTGCTGAAGCATCATCGAGTTCATGCAGGGAGGGACGTTAACTTAAGGAAATGGTTCGTGGAATGCCATTTCGACGAGGATGAGAGGCTGAGGATCATAAGACTCCACATCGTGAAGCAAGAGGTTCTAACTCTATGAAACTTCCAAGAGACATGAGCGGTGAATTAGAAAGTTTTTCGAAATAATGGTGTTAATGACGTTCTAATGGTCGGGCTTAGAGATTGCATCATGGCGCACAACACAAGAAGCTTGGACGTTCAGAAATGGGATGGAAAACGTTTTGAAGAGTTGTGGGGGGTTGGAGATATGACAACCATTTTCATAGATATTGAAAAAGAGATTGCGCCAATTGTAGGATCAAGAGATGTTGTAAAAGCTTTCGAAAGAAGAATGGATACTGCGAAAAAGATAATACTGGATTTCAAGAACGTCGAATTCGCTTCGAGGTCCGCTGCGCATGTGTTGTTGGAATATAA
This window contains:
- a CDS encoding molybdopterin molybdotransferase MoeA, yielding MRELVTIDETARIVEELRSRYYYRRDTELVRVEDAAGRELAEDVKSPLDLPQFDIATMDGYAVKFGRRKYRVVGEIYAGDLNDYRAGDDECYYITTGARMPLNTDTVVKVEITAEKNGIMVITGNVDRGKYVLKRGSEIRARDIILSKNVVLNPQEIAALKSAGVDHVRVYRRLRAAVFSNGDEIKKGIIRDSNSAMIMAFLRKWGCKVEFLGTAGDDESEVREMIERGVEDYDVVLTSGGVSVGKKDYIIRVLSKMGDLLLYRVRQRPGKPMVVAVVKEKPVFALPGKPAGAFTAMLSLRRYFLGNRPFPKVRAKIAADVILPTRGFSYYLFVKIENGYAFPAGFRHSHVSIIPDDRYEVSLVSAMSRSTLSDGFVVTDRDLKKGEEVEVNLYD